The following is a genomic window from Nicotiana tabacum cultivar K326 chromosome 3, ASM71507v2, whole genome shotgun sequence.
GATGTGTTGTATGTTAAATGGGTACATAAGATTTATATAAAGAACTGTAGAGATATCTGAGAATATAAACCACCTCAAGAGTGTAGTTGGTACTGGAAAAAGTTGAATTCATTGAAAGAAATGATGGCACAATGGTATAATAGAGACACATATGAGCTAACTCCAAATGATACTTATTCAGTAACATGTACCTATAATGCAATGCTTGGGTATATGACAAGGATGAGAGAAGCTGACTTGGTTTGGAGTGCTCTAATGTTGCCTAGACAAAAAATAATCTTATGACTTGCTTATTAGGATAAATTTCTAACAAAGAAAAGGTTATTGAGACTAAATATACTCATTGATGGGAACATACATTGCTGCTTATGTGAGCTTGGAATTTCAGAAACTCAGGTGCACCTTTTTATTGAGTGTGAATGGGTCACTGAAGTAAAGAAAAAATGGCTACATGGACTTAATTTaattttatgttataattaattaaGTGTAATATCCAGTAAAAAATGACACTTAACATATAATCAAATTtaagtttattttttttgttaatacaAAGATAAGAATAAACTATAAAGGAATGAGGAAAAAGTACTCATCTAAAgtcaaaaataaacaaataaatggTGTTGTAAATAGAGCTCAACACCTTTCAATGGTGGTTTTGTCATATGGGGGATAAGAAAAGAAGTAAAGGACAAAagactagaaaaagaaaaagactagTAAGTAAATTTTTTGGCTTCTCACTCCTCAAAAAGAGTGAAATACATACACTTTGTCACGTCAACATTTAGCGTGACAATATTTTCACTTAAATAGTTTAGGCAAGTAATAAGACCCTTAAAAGAAATTATATAATTGGTACTTCGATCATAGGTTGGGGGTACTTATGACTTTTCCCTTAATAATATATATTCTTGTGATTATTGAAGCTTATGGAGTAAAGGTCCTCATATTATTCTCTGACGATGGATAAAAAAGTGATTGGAATTGTATTCCACCTTTGGATTTATTTTAATTTGTGCTTTTGCAGTAAGGAAGATAGGGAAAACATGTTATTACCATTGTAGTTTAGGCGGCTTCACCACTCTTTAAATGAACGGATTTTGTATAGAATAATTGGGATAGGGATTGGCCAAAGTATTTTTATTGTAATATAGAATAGCATAGCACATAGCACATGTATTAGTTAGTTTAGTTAGTCACTTGCTTCTTTCTGTTAGATGACAGTTGTTAATGAGTTGTCAATTAGTTAGTTGGTTAACTTAAGATAGTGGTAATTAGGTGTATAAAATGTACTGATCATCTTCTTCAATAGAACAGTTGTTCATTTCTCTCTTAGCCGACTCTTTCTTCTCAGAACTTCTGTCATTGTTACACCTTCAAATCCTTGCAttttatcatggtatcagagcgggagATACTGGAATCTCACACTGTGGCGCTCTCAAACTGATTGTTGGTCTAAATCTCTCCATTTCGTTGATCAATTGCTGCCATTGACACGACAACGATAGAAAACACAATTGACCACACACATCCCCTATTTTTGGGTCCTTCAAACACTCCGAACTTGGTATCGATTCCGGTAAAGCTCACTGAGTCAGAAAAATATGGGTTATGGAGTAGGTCGATGAGGATTGTACTTTTAGGGAAGAGAAAGCTAGGGTTTGTGACTGGCACATGCAAAAAGGAATCCTACAAGACAACTGATTTACAAGAGCAATGGGAGACCTGCAATGCTATTATTTTGTCATGGATCATGAACAATATGTGTGAGGAGCTCCTTGGTGGCATTGTGTATGCATCATATGCTCATCTTGTTTGGGAGGATCTATTGGAGAGATTCGATAAAGTGAATCGAGTAAGAATTTTTCAATTACATCGTGAAATTACAACTCTCTCACAAGGAACTAGCTCAGTTTAAGTCTATTTCACAAAATTAAAGTAATTTTGGCATGAATATGATGTGTTATTCCTTTTCCCTAATGGTGGATGCCCTAAGTCTAAGGAAAATATGGAACAACTACATCAACGAGTTATGCAATTTCTCAACGGATTTAATGAGTCCTACAATCAGGCTAGAAGGCAAATTCTCATGAAGACAACTGCACCTACGCTAAATCAGGCCTATGCAATGATTGTATGGGATGAAAGTCAGCAGAATTTGGGTGCTAATGTTGTGACTGATAGAGGTGATCCTACTTTGGCTATGCAAGCAACAAGCAGAGGATAAGGATTTCGAGGCAAAAACCAATTTTCGCAATGTGAACACTGCCGGATGAAAGGTCATACCAAGGAAAATTGTTACAAAATTATTGGCTATCCATCAGATTTTGTTCCAAAGAAGAAGCAAGGTATAGGGAACCCTTACAACTGGATAAATACTAATAATGGGAATCAAAATGGTGGAGGAAAGCCAGATAATTGGAGGACAGAAACCCTTGTAGTtgtatcacgaccctaaacctgaacccggtcgtgatgatgcctctcgtgaagacaaggtcagtcaattaaacccaattcactttttaaacatttaaatatcataaaagtagtctaaaacatgatatagcaatactaagtagcggataatgtcaataaagtgcggaagtacaacccaacacagccctaaccggggtgtcactagtcatgagcatctataattcataatacaagtctgctaagtCTATAAGCTAGTACAGATGTCTAAAAAGAGATAGAGATGATAagggagtagagacacggggttgcgaacgtcaacagctacctcgaaatctctggaagtccgcctgaagctggaggtatcagcactcgggagcggtaCCGATAACGCCTGAATCCGTACACAGgtgtgcatggagtaaagtgagtactccaactcagtgagtaacaatgtaaataaagactgaaggcaagaaataatctaaagtatatcaagatgttgtatagaagcagttcaaaaaccagtaagaaagcagtgaagctgtaaaatctctttaaacatcttagctcaatttaaacttatttgaAAATGGATTTTTCAACAgtatgcaaatgaatgcaaaacagttagtgcagataagcaccgaaatccgcccctcgggcacaaataacatagtttaacaggtaaatgataggtaaatatgaaagataaacacataaaggttcgcccctcgggctcaatgtcaacaactctgcccctcgagcaatatattagaacaatatcagcccctcggacaatcacatagaacggtaccaaCCCCTCAggaaatcacatagaacaataccaggccctcgggctatcacatagaacaatatcagcccctcgggctatatctcatatcacaatgggtatccgcgctcattgggggtgtacagactccgggaggggccccttacggcccaagcgcaatatcaagccatctcgtggcatcaaatctaggccctcaacctcatatcagtcaagccaccttgtggcgtatatatctcaggccctcgacctcgtaaccaatatcaacaagccacctcgtagcatacatatctcaggccctcagccttaaaTCAGTATCAATGTTTCCCCACAACTAGgtcatcggccttactcagtcaaaaatactcccaagcccctcgggcattagtaaaatagtatttctcagcccaaaacatcatttaaaatatcatttaagtctcaaaatggagtaaaaatggctgagtagtaaaacagtggaaaataacatgactgagttcaattagtaagtcaaaacagtgaggaaatagtaataaaaatttccgaagggttcaaatagttggcacgaaaaccaaatatggcaatcaacaaatcatgatgataacatataagtttcagtcaaaggtgcggtaaaatcatcaatcaggacggactaagtcacaatccccaatagtacacgactccacgctcgtcatcaagcgtgtgtctcacctcaatatagcactacgatgtgcaaatctggggtttcaaaccctcaaaacatcatttacaaccattactcacctcgaaccggctaaatctctaactcgcgatgcctttgcccctcaaatcggcctccacgcacgtcgaatttatccaaaatcagaacgaatacgtcacaatatgctaagggaacaaagcccaagcgaaaacaatcaaattaccacaaaatttcagaaattggtcaaacccgacccccgggcccacatctaggaatttgacaaaattcacaaaactagaatccttatacgctcacgagtctaaccatacaaaaattatccaattccggtaccatttggtccttcaaatcatcattttataattttgaagattccacaaattttcttcccaaattccatcccaaatcacgaattaaatgatgaattcaatgatagattcatgtactctagccaaatctgagttagaattacttaccccgatgaatttcttgaaaaaccttcgaaaaatcgacaaaattcgagctctctaggtcaaaatatcaaataaaacccaaaaccttgtatttatagagtaccccacagatttccacctccgcggaccgcacaaaatcgaccgcggtccgcacaaaatcagtgcggtccgcacaaaaatgaccgcggccgcacaggcttttctctacagtgataggctttagtattttgaccataactttctctacagatgtccaaattgagatatctttacctttctagaaactagacacgaagggctacaagtTTCATTTTTAAATTATCTCAATTTTCCTtctagatcaaaagatatgagcttccgaagtaggactagTGAAATGTTACCCACCGCGGCAGCacagcattttgtgcggtccacacagcaCCTACCGCAgccgcacagcacataccgcaGCTGCACTTCTTTTTGTGAGGACCGCgtgggtgggttccgaggcccgcaacccttctggacctgctacatctatgattttcggcctaaaacatcccggaacctacccggaactccccgaaacttcaaaccaattgtaccaacacatcctatgacatcattcaaacttgttcaaaacttcggaactctcacaacaacatcaaatcaccaatttaacataggattcaagcctaagaactccaagaactcttaaattatgctttcgatcaaaaagtctatcaaatctcgttcgaatgacctgaaattttgcgcacacatcccaaatgacacaacgaagctactgtcactttcggaaatccattccaacctctatatcaaaatctcccctgtcaatcggaaaatgccaaaatctcaatttcgccaattcaagcctaaaccttccacggacttccaaaatgcattccgatcacgctcataagtcccaaatcacccaatggagctaaccaaatcataaaatttccaatccgagatcatatacaacaagtcaaatcttggtcaaacctttcaaatttcaagctacaaactgagaattgttcttccaaatttgtTCCGATTTCCCTGAAAACCCAAACCAATgatttatataagtcatattaCACCACACGGGGAAAGTCATACCCGAGAAATGACGATCGAACTGCAAAagatcaaaatgaccggtcgagtcattacaagTTGTGAATCAAGAAGATGTTGGATCATGTTCTGAAGAAGATGGACATGGATAGACAACAGCTGAGAACAAGGGATACTACTTCACTGATTCATAGTACAACCAAATTCTGAATTTGCTAAACAAAGATTGTGGTGATCACCAGGCTAACATGGCAGGTAATGTCACTTGTTTAATGTCTAATTCCATCCAAAAGGAAGAGGAGTGGATTGTGACTCAGCAGCAACTCATCACATTGCCTCTAAATTAGAACTGTTAGCTAACACTAGAActacagataaatattacaatgATAGAGTATATCTACCTACAGGGGGGAAAGTTGATGTCACACATACTGGTAGTGCATGTTTGCTGGATAAAGAAACAGTAAAAAATGTCCTTTATGTACCCGATTTTAGGTTCAACCTATTGCCGGTCTCAAAGTTCACAAGAGCACTGTCTTGCAATGTCAACTTCTTTCCTGTTTTATGTGTATTTCAGGACCTCTGCAATTGCAGGGTGAAGGGGATTGGTAGAAACAGAGGTGGATTATATTTCCTTAGAAATGGAAGATTAACTAACAAGCTGAAGATCATTTGTGCAATGAGCAGATTGTGTGGAGGAACCAGCAGCCTAGGGTACATGAGACTGGGACATCCTTCACTGTCAACTATGAAGAATATAAAGGAGTTACATAGCTATGTTAGTATTATAGCAGAGAATAATTGCTTTGTTTGCCCCTTAGCAAAACAGACTAGGTTGAAATTCTCACTTAATGACTCTAGAGCTGATGGATTGTTTCATCGTGTACATATGGATCTTTGGGGTCCTTATAAAGTTCCTACATTCAATAACATGTATTACTTGCTAACTATTGTAGATGATCACTCTAGATACACATGGGTACATTTCTTGCACATAAAGTTTGAAGTGATAGTAGCAATAAAATAGTTTTTAAACATGGTTCAAAATCAGTTTGGAGTCATGGTTAAAATACTGAGATTAGATAATGAGACTGaattctttaacccacaatctTGGTATCATTCATCAGAGCAgttgtccttatacccctcaacaaaatggtataGTAGAAAGAAAGCATAGGCACATTCTTGACACTACTAGGGCATTGAAGTTTCAGGGGTCCATTCCTATGAAGTGTTGGGGCATATGTGTGAATGTTGCAGTGTATTTGATCAATAGGTTTCCATCCAAAACTCTAGGGGGCAAAGTACCTTTTGAGTTACTACATTGTAGGAAGGCTTCTCTCCTCCATCTAAGGGTTATAGGTTGTTTATGTTATGCAACAAATCTGCCCAAGGAAGAAAAATTTACTGAAAGAGCCAAAACATCAGTTTTAATGGGATACTCTGCAACACAGAAGGGATATATACTTCTGGATCTACAAACTAGGCAATTATTTACTAGTAGGGATGTTGTTTTTAGGGAATATGAGTTTCCCTTTGCCAAAGGAAGCACTAATATGAGCAAGGAATCTGAattgcctatgtcttatcctctaCCTATAAAGGTGTCAATTTCTTCTCCTCTACCTATGAAGGTGTCAGATCACAGTAGTACTCCTTATGGGTCAAACTTACCAGAAACAACAGTAAGTATAGATCACACAAAAATAGAAGATGATGCACAATATGAAGCTGAGGGGGCAAGTTATGATGGTTCTGATGCAGCAATTTTTCAGGATGTAGAAGTTCAGAGTCCTAATGTTCAGGATGCAGAGGCTCAAATGAGTTACACAATAAAATGCAGCAATcacttgaagaagaaaatgaaaatgtaCCACCAAACATAGGCAGAAAATCTTCAAGACAGACCAAAGAGCCATTGTGGATGAAAGATTATATCACCGCAAAGAAGGCTACTACCTGCAATTATCCAATTTCAAACTATTTGTCTTGTGATAAAACATCCTCCAGTTCAATGTTATTTGGCCAAGTTCTCTCAAcaggttgagccacaacccttcAAAGAAGTTGTCGAGGACAGTAGATGGATTGAGGCTATGAAGAAGGAGATAAAGGCTTTGGAAGATAACAAAACATGGTGCATAGTTGATTTTCCAAAGGGTAGAAATACAATAGGCTCAAAATGGGTATATAATATTAAGTAAAAGCAAATGGGGACATTGAGAGATATAAGGCAAGGCTAGTGGCAAAGAGGTGTAGTCAAAGAGAAGGATTGGACTATCATGACACTTTCTCACCAGTGCCAAAAAAGGTCACTGTGAGGTTAACCATAGCACCTGCTACCTCAAAAGGGTGGAACCTGTTCCAAATGGATGTATACAATGTCTTCTTGTAAGATGATTTGTATGGGGAAGTTTATATGGAATTACCTGAAGGATTTAGACAACAAGGTGACAAGAAAGTTTGCATGTTAATGAAGTTCTTATATGAGCTTAAACAAGTCTTAAGATAGTGGAACATCAAGCAAACCATGTCAAGAAGCTCAGCTGAAGCTGAGTACAGAAGCATGGCTGCTGCAACAGCTGAGATCATATGGTTACTAGGTTTGTTTAAAGAGTTGGGTGTGAATATTACACAACCAGTGACAATCCTTAGTGATAGTAAGTCTGCTATTCAGATTGCAGCAAATCCCATACTACATGAACggacaaaacacataaaaatctaTTGTCATTTCATTAGGGACAAGATCAAAGAAGGGGTAGTTCAAGTAGTACATGTGAATACAAAGGAGCAGCAGGCTGATTTGCTAACCAAAGGTTCGGGATATGCTCAACATGTGCATCTTCTTGACAAGCTTGGAGTGCTCAACATTCTACACCCTCCAGCTTAAGAGGGCATATTGTAATATAGAATAG
Proteins encoded in this region:
- the LOC142176997 gene encoding uncharacterized protein LOC142176997, translating into MRIVLLGKRKLGFVTGTCKKESYKTTDLQEQWETCNAIILSWIMNNMCEELLGGIVYASYAHLVWEDLLERFDKVNRARRQILMKTTAPTLNQAYAMIVWDESQQNLGANVVTDRGDPTLAMQATSRG